In Methylomonas sp. ZR1, one DNA window encodes the following:
- the folK gene encoding 2-amino-4-hydroxy-6-hydroxymethyldihydropteridine diphosphokinase yields MTLAKSAVEAYVGFGSNLEDSVDHVNRARQEIAALPGVVEIAFSPLYRSLPVGPQDQPDYVNAVLRISTELEPLVLLRQLQKIENQHGRLRNVRWGARTLDLDVLLYAQQRINEPDLIVPHPELPKRAFVLYPLADVASSDLQIPGLDSLSQLLAACPPDGLREITV; encoded by the coding sequence ATGACGCTAGCTAAGTCAGCTGTCGAGGCCTATGTAGGCTTTGGCAGCAATCTCGAAGACTCTGTCGATCATGTCAATCGGGCCAGACAGGAAATCGCGGCCTTGCCGGGTGTGGTCGAAATTGCCTTCTCGCCCTTGTACCGCAGCTTGCCGGTTGGGCCGCAAGATCAGCCCGATTACGTGAATGCGGTGCTGCGAATTTCGACCGAGCTGGAACCTTTGGTTTTGCTCAGACAATTACAGAAAATCGAAAACCAGCATGGCCGGCTGCGCAACGTGCGTTGGGGAGCCAGAACCCTGGATTTGGATGTATTGCTTTACGCACAACAGCGCATTAACGAACCGGACTTGATTGTGCCGCATCCGGAGCTGCCCAAGCGGGCATTTGTGTTGTATCCCTTGGCCGATGTGGCAAGCAGCGATTTGCAAATTCCGGGCCTGGATTCATTGTCGCAACTCTTAGCGGCTTGTCCGCCCGACGGCTTGCGGGAAATAACAGTATGA
- the pcnB gene encoding polynucleotide adenylyltransferase PcnB, with translation MKIYPRSEHCISRAQISENALKVLQRLKKADYEAYLVGGCVRDLLLGREPKDFDVATNASPEQIKQVFRNCRIIGRRFRLAHVFFGREIIEVATFRGSETEESDQQVVHEDGRLLRDNVFGTLEQDVWRRDFTVNALYYNIRDFSVVDYTGGMQDHAAAVMRLIGDPEVRYREDPVRMLRAIRFAVKLGFTLHPDTEKPIYAQADLLKSIPSARLYDEVIKLFLSGYGLQSFEMLRHYGLFAILFPETDRCLASEDHDFPRLFLIRALENSDTRFNDGKTLTPYFLLAALLWEPLQLAAQRRIAHGENETLAYQNAANEVLTRQIKVTALPRHITQSMREVWFLQNKFSRTVGPRPYRLLEQPKFRAAYDFLRLRAETGGADPELVEWWTRFQEADDAERERMTAPPKSGGGKPRNRKTGRYRSRGKPSPVGNDAS, from the coding sequence GTGAAGATTTATCCGCGATCAGAGCATTGCATTTCTCGTGCACAAATCAGCGAAAACGCCCTGAAAGTGCTGCAGCGCTTGAAAAAAGCCGATTACGAGGCCTATTTGGTGGGCGGCTGCGTCAGGGATTTGCTGCTGGGGCGGGAGCCTAAGGATTTCGACGTGGCCACTAACGCCAGCCCGGAGCAAATCAAGCAAGTATTTCGTAATTGCCGAATTATTGGCCGGCGCTTTCGACTGGCGCATGTTTTTTTCGGCCGCGAAATTATCGAGGTGGCGACGTTTCGCGGCTCGGAAACGGAAGAATCCGACCAGCAAGTCGTGCATGAAGACGGCCGATTATTGCGCGATAACGTGTTCGGCACACTGGAACAGGATGTCTGGCGCCGAGATTTCACCGTCAACGCTCTTTATTACAACATCCGCGATTTTTCCGTGGTGGATTATACCGGCGGCATGCAGGATCACGCGGCGGCGGTCATGCGTCTCATCGGCGACCCGGAAGTACGCTATAGAGAAGACCCGGTGCGGATGCTGCGCGCCATCCGTTTTGCCGTGAAGCTGGGTTTTACGTTGCATCCAGATACCGAAAAACCGATTTACGCCCAAGCCGATTTATTGAAGAGCATCCCCTCGGCGCGTCTTTACGATGAAGTCATTAAATTGTTTTTGTCCGGTTACGGTCTGCAATCCTTCGAAATGCTCAGACATTACGGTTTGTTTGCGATTTTGTTTCCGGAAACCGACCGCTGCCTCGCCAGCGAAGACCACGATTTTCCGCGATTGTTCTTGATCCGGGCCTTGGAAAACTCCGACACCCGCTTCAACGACGGCAAAACGCTGACACCTTATTTTTTATTAGCCGCCCTGTTGTGGGAGCCGCTGCAATTAGCCGCGCAAAGACGCATCGCCCACGGCGAAAACGAAACGCTGGCCTATCAGAACGCCGCCAACGAAGTGCTGACCAGACAAATCAAGGTCACTGCGCTACCGCGCCACATCACGCAATCGATGCGCGAAGTTTGGTTCTTGCAAAACAAATTCTCCAGAACGGTTGGGCCAAGGCCTTATCGTTTGCTGGAGCAGCCTAAATTCAGAGCAGCGTACGACTTTTTGCGGCTACGCGCGGAAACCGGCGGCGCCGATCCGGAACTGGTCGAATGGTGGACACGTTTTCAGGAAGCCGACGATGCGGAGCGGGAAAGAATGACCGCGCCGCCAAAATCCGGTGGCGGTAAACCCCGTAACCGTAAAACCGGCCGTTACCGTTCTCGAGGCAAACCCTCCCCCGTCGGCAATGACGCTAGCTAA
- a CDS encoding RDD family protein, translated as MRQSAKANTPKPGVDLPSAPGFLRRLAAAGYDAFLLLAIWFFATAIALPFNAGQAFASDQFFYPLYLLGISFVFYGWFWTHGGQTLGLRAWKVKVSALDGRPPDWRQAGIRFLGGLLSWACLGLGFVWCLFDKNGQCWHDYLSKTRLVFQEEKR; from the coding sequence TTGCGACAATCTGCTAAAGCAAACACCCCAAAGCCCGGCGTGGATTTACCCTCCGCGCCGGGTTTTTTGCGTCGGCTGGCCGCTGCTGGTTACGATGCTTTCTTACTGCTGGCGATATGGTTTTTCGCCACGGCCATCGCTCTGCCTTTTAACGCCGGCCAGGCATTCGCTAGCGATCAGTTTTTTTATCCACTTTATCTGCTCGGCATCAGCTTTGTTTTTTACGGCTGGTTTTGGACCCACGGCGGCCAGACCCTGGGTTTGCGCGCCTGGAAAGTTAAAGTCAGCGCCTTGGATGGCCGGCCTCCCGATTGGCGGCAAGCCGGCATCCGCTTCCTTGGCGGCTTATTATCCTGGGCTTGCTTGGGGCTGGGATTTGTCTGGTGCCTGTTCGATAAAAACGGACAATGCTGGCACGATTATCTATCAAAAACCCGGCTGGTTTTTCAGGAAGAAAAGCGCTGA
- the lptG gene encoding LPS export ABC transporter permease LptG yields the protein MNVLTIYIVKEVVKGSLIAVILLLTLFNLFSFSDELKDLGQGGYGLKQILWFLTLTSPRVFYELVPSAALLGSLFVVGSMANNREIVAMRGAGLSIAWIIRTIMLAGLLLVSVAVLVGEFVAPSCERAAQVLKTTALHDGVVMRSQYGMWLREGNSFINVRKILDDGSLADVRIYDVDDAHKLNRITQAEHAQFLGDKQWRLESVKQSEINRQQIYAGTQAEQNWKSSIDSDLLKVAVVKSDNLSLYDLFMYIDFLKQNNQKSQSYELAFWSRLINPFVTFVMLMVSAPFVIGIGRGTSTGARIMMGIVIGMTFNIFDKIAGHVGLVYDMNPMLMAILPSALVFLGALIAVKRVS from the coding sequence ATCAACGTATTGACCATTTACATCGTCAAAGAAGTCGTCAAGGGCTCCTTAATTGCGGTGATATTGTTATTGACGCTGTTCAATCTGTTCAGCTTCAGCGACGAGTTAAAAGATTTGGGGCAAGGCGGTTACGGCTTGAAACAGATTTTATGGTTTTTGACCTTAACCTCACCACGGGTATTTTACGAATTGGTACCGTCGGCGGCGTTGCTGGGTAGCTTGTTCGTCGTGGGCTCGATGGCGAATAACCGCGAGATTGTGGCGATGCGCGGCGCCGGTTTATCCATCGCCTGGATTATCAGAACGATTATGCTGGCAGGCTTGCTGTTGGTAAGCGTTGCCGTACTGGTGGGCGAGTTCGTCGCGCCGTCTTGCGAACGCGCCGCGCAAGTGCTGAAAACCACGGCGCTGCACGACGGCGTGGTGATGCGCTCGCAATACGGGATGTGGCTGAGAGAAGGCAACAGCTTTATCAACGTCCGCAAAATTCTCGACGACGGCTCGCTGGCCGATGTACGCATTTACGATGTCGACGATGCACATAAACTCAACCGCATCACTCAGGCCGAGCATGCGCAGTTTTTAGGCGACAAACAATGGCGCTTGGAAAGCGTCAAACAATCCGAAATCAATCGGCAGCAAATTTATGCCGGCACTCAAGCAGAACAAAACTGGAAATCCAGTATCGACTCGGATTTGTTGAAAGTGGCCGTCGTTAAATCCGACAACCTGTCACTTTACGATTTGTTCATGTACATCGACTTCCTGAAGCAGAACAATCAAAAGTCGCAAAGTTACGAGTTGGCATTTTGGAGCCGTTTAATCAACCCGTTTGTGACCTTTGTGATGTTGATGGTGTCGGCGCCGTTTGTGATTGGCATCGGTCGCGGCACCAGCACCGGCGCGCGGATCATGATGGGCATCGTGATCGGGATGACATTTAACATTTTCGACAAGATTGCCGGCCATGTCGGTTTGGTTTACGACATGAATCCGATGTTGATGGCGATATTGCCGAGTGCTTTGGTGTTTTTAGGCGCGCTGATCGCGGTTAAGCGGGTCAGCTAG